Proteins encoded by one window of Emys orbicularis isolate rEmyOrb1 chromosome 15, rEmyOrb1.hap1, whole genome shotgun sequence:
- the SERPINE1 gene encoding LOW QUALITY PROTEIN: plasminogen activator inhibitor 1 (The sequence of the model RefSeq protein was modified relative to this genomic sequence to represent the inferred CDS: deleted 1 base in 1 codon), whose translation MLQMAAAGESRSQIKAAMEYGVHERGIPQALRWLRKELTAPKNQDKVDVADALFVQRDLGLAPGFMKTFARAFRQTVKQVNFTEGERARFIINDWVKDSTHGMISDFLGPGTVDDLTRLVLVNAVYFKGLWKLPFPEAATRQRIFHKSDGSSVVVPMMEQTAKFNYGEFLTPDRVDYDVVELPYHGDTLSMLIAAPYRREVPLAALTRVLDAQLVGKWKTNMTQVPRQLVLPKFSLESESDLRQPLQQLGVRDVFNPSAADFTSLSAEESLYVAQALQKVKIEVNESGTKASSAHSSFLPAAIVYARMAPLEIIMDRPFLFVVRHNPTGAILFMGQVMEP comes from the exons ATGCTGCAGAtggcggctgccggggagagccgGAGTCAGATCAAGGCAGCCATGGAGTACGGGGTCCATG AGCGGGGCATCCCCCAGGCCCTGCGGTGGCTGCGCAAGGAGCTGACGGCCCCGAAGAACCAGGACAAGGTGGACGTTGCCGACGCGCTCTTCGTGCAGCGCGACCTGGGGCTGGCCCCCGGGTTCATGAAGACGTTCGCCCGCGCCTTCCGCCAGACCGTCAAACAGGTCAACTTCACGGAGGGCGAGCGG GCTCGCTTCATCATCAACGACTGGGTCAAGGACAGCACCCACG GGATGATCAGTGACTTCCTGGGGCCGGGCACCGTGGACGACCTGACCCGCCTGGTGCTGGTGAACGCTGTGTATTTCAAGGGGCTCTGGAAGCTGCCTTTCCCGGAGGCGGCCACGCGCCAGCGCATCTTCCACAAGTCGGACGGGAGCAGCGTGGTGGTGCCCATGATGGAGCAGACGGCCAAGTTCAACTACG GCGAGTTCCTCACCCCGGACCGAGTGGACTACGACGTGGTGGAGCTGCCGTACCACGGGGACACGCTCAGCATGCTCATCGCCGCCCCCTACCGCCGAGAGGTGCCCCTGGCTGCCCTGACCCGGGTTCTCGACGCCCAGCTGGTGGGCAAGTGGAAGACGAACATGACCCAAGTGCCCCGGCAGCTCGTGCTTCCCAA GTTCTCCCTGGAGAGCGAATCCGACCTGcgccagcccctgcagcagctgggcgtGAGGGACGTCTTTAACCCCAGCGCCGCGGACTTCACCAGCCTGTCAG ccgaGGAGTCGCTGTAcgtggcccaggccctgcagaaGGTGAAGATTGAGGTGAATGAGAGCGGCACCAAAGCCTCCTCTGCCCACAG TTCCTTTCTTCCAGCTGCCATCGTCTACGCACGGATGGCCCCCCTGGAGATCATCATGGACCGGCCCTTCCTCTTCGTGGTGCGGCACAACCCCACAG GTGCCATCCTCTTCATGGGACAGGTGATGGAGCCCTGA
- the TRIM56 gene encoding E3 ubiquitin-protein ligase TRIM56: protein MASDAPSLSDAIATDFLTCPICLEQLRRPKILPCLHTYCQGCLEGLLGDGPGLRCPECREDVSLPQGVTGLKTNFFVNGLLELVRPVGEVGLTCALCPLIGQEGGRPAVSHCLDCADSLCQACAAGHRCSRLTHAHRLVSLQGYLSGEYDEEIRQRQAVRCPEHPAEELRFLCRPCAGPICRECRLGPHLEHPCETLEEAAEARRPLVAELLAGVEETGGRVAQGRAALEEELEQLQRHEAGLRDVVKRACADAAQRLLAQQEEVLAALRRHVEGREKVAGLLRTELELQEQLARSTADVARKVLALGRPVEIVSLEALITQRLSRLQGFRWEPLGGPRPRLVVRADLQNLSSLFQLDLGEAELEGRGEDRAQHDPPSPEPPAPSPEPLASALGPPAAALELPAPAADPPSCRPPPTARFSCSFSVRVPGDKHRPRITGLCPLGPRELLLADEENCSLKRFSLQGDFRGAVPVHGGAAPCSVAAVGSRVAYTAGSRLYLAERDGALVWQKALRPTQASHAITPAAEGGDAVAVSVAGHLEVYDARGELVEKIFPDGHDRLAMVFVAGRRGRYVASDWHRRSVVAFDGHGQLLAELGEERLERCQPGAVCADDRGHFYVALRELNKVMAFGPGGEALGPFLTTRHGIERARVATVTGDGHFAVALSNGTVHVFHIQYPGQ from the coding sequence ATGGCCTCGGACGCCCCATCCCTCTCGGACGCGATCGCCACCGACTTCCTGACCTGCCCCATCTGCCTGGAGCAGCTGCGCCGGCCCAAGATCCTGCCCTGCCTGCACACCTACTGCCAGGGCTGCCTGGAGGGGCTGCTGGGCGACGGGCCGGGGCTGCGGTGCCCCGAGTGCCGGGAGGACGTGTCCCTGCCGCAGGGAGTGACCGGCCTCAAGACCAACTTCTTTGTCAACGGGCTGCTGGAGCTGGTGCGGCCGGTGGGTGAGGTGGGGCTGACCTGCGCCCTGTGCCCGCTGATCGGGCAGGAGGGCGGCCGCCCAGCCGTCTCCCACTGCCTGGACTGTGCCGACAGCCTGTGCCAGGCCTGCGCTGCCGGGCACCGCTGCTCCCGGCTCACCCACGCCCACCGGCTGGTGAGCCTGCAGGGCTACCTCTCCGGGGAATACGACGAGGAGATCCGGCAGCGCCAGGCCGTGCGGTGCCCCGAGCACCCGGCCGAGGAGCTGCGCTTCCTCTGCCGGCCCTGCGCCGGCCCCATCTGCCGGGAGTGCCGGCTGGGCCCGCACCTGGAGCACCCCTGTGAGACGCTGGAGGAGGCGGCCGAGGCCCGGCGGCCCCTGGTAGCCGAGCTGCTGGCCGGCGTGGAGGAGACGGGGGGGCGGGTGGCCcaggggcgggcggcgctggaggaggagctggagcagctgcagcggCACGAAGCCGGCCTGCGGGACGTGGTGAAGCGCGCCTGCGCTGACGCGGCCCAGCGCCTGCTGGCCCAGCAGGAGGAGGTGCTGGCCGCCCTGCGGCGTCACGTGGAAGGGCGCGAGAAGGTGGCCGGCCTGCTCCGGACcgagctggagctgcaggagcagctggcccGCAGCACGGCCGACGTCGCCCGCAAGGTACTGGCCCTGGGCCGGCCAGTGGAGATCGTCTCGCTGGAGGCCTTGATCACCCAGCGGCTCAGCCGGCTCCAGGGCTTCCGCTGGGAGCCGCTTGGGGGGCCGCGCCCCCGGCTGGTCGTCCGCGCCGATCTCCAGAACCTGAGCAGCCTCTTCCAGCTGGACCTGGGCGAGGCCGAGCTGGAGGGCCGAGGGGAGGACAGGGCCCAGCATGACCCCCCTTCCCCGGAGCCGCCGGCCCCTTCCCCGGAGCCACTGGCCTCTGCCCTGGGGCCGCCGGCCGCTGCCCTGGAGCTGCCGGCCCCTGCCGCAGATCCACCGTCGTGCCGGCCGCCCCCCACCGCCCGCTTCTCCTGCAGCTTCTCGGTGCGGGTCCCCGGGGACAAGCATCGGCCCCGGATCACGGGGCTTTGCCCCCTGGGCCCCAGGGAGCTGCTCCTGGCCGACGAGGAGAACTGCAGCCTCAAGCGCTTCTCACtgcagggggacttccggggcgccGTCCCGGTGCACGGCGGCGCGGCCCCCTGCAGCGTGGCGGCTGTGGGCAGCCGGGTGGCCTACACCGCCGGGTCCCGGCTCTACCTGGCGGAGCGGGACGGCGCCCTGGTCTGGCAGAAGGCCCTGCGCCCCACCCAGGCCAGCCATGCCATCACGCCGGCGGCGGAGGGGGGTGACGCCGTGGCGGTGAGCGTGGCGGGGCACCTGGAGGTCTATGACGCTCGGGGGGAGCTGGTGGAGAAGATTTTCCCGGACGGGCACGACCGTCTGGCCATGGTGTTCGTGGCCGGGCGGCGTGGGCGCTACGTGGCCTCGGACTGGCACCGGCGCAGCGTGGTGGCGTTTGACGGGCATGGGCAGCTGCTGGCGGAGCTGGGCGAGGAGCGGCTGGAGCGGTGCCAGCCAGGGGCTGTCTGCGCCGACGACAGGGGCCATTTCTACGTGGCCCTGCGGGAGCTGAACAAGGTGATGGCGTTCGGCCCGGGCGGGGAGGCGCTGGGGCCCTTCCTCACCACCCGGCACGGCATCGAGAGAGCCCGGGTGGCCACCGTCACCGGGGACGGGCACTTCGCCGTGGCACTGAGCAACGGCACCGTCCACGTCTTCCACATCCAGTACCCGGGTCAGTGA